The Roseovarius sp. EL26 genome has a window encoding:
- the argS gene encoding arginine--tRNA ligase, with protein MNLFTEIRTLVLDALAQMQAAGDLPEGLDLKNVAVEPPRDAAHGDMATNAAMVLAKPAKMKPRDIADKLAGLLAEDDRITSAEVAGPGFLNLRLADALWHGVVRTALAEGSDFGRSDMGANQKVNVEYVSANPTGPLHVGHTRGAVFGDALASLLDFVGFEVTREYYINDGGAQVDVLARSVYLRYLEAHGQEVAFEDGTYPGDYLIAVGVALKDKVGDAYVGQPESVWLEEIRNYATEQMMDLIRADLKALGIEMDLFYSEKSLYGTGRIEAALEALENKGLIYDGVLEPPKGKKPEDWEPREQTLFKSTEHGDDVDRPVKKSDGAWTYFAPDIAYHYDKVERGYDALIDVFGADHGGYVKRMKAAVSALSDGKVSLDIKLTQLVKLYKNGEPFKMSKRAGTFVTLRDVVDQVGADVTRFVMLTRKNDAPLDFDFDKVLEQSKDNPVFYVQYANARINSVMRKAREAGIDLGDASVAKADLSSLTDVAQLSTMKKLAEWPRLVEIAGRTNEPHRVAFYLYDLASELHALWNRGNDKPELRFLDEANVEGTQAKIALASAVAVVISAGLGILGVTPAEEMR; from the coding sequence ATGAACCTCTTCACCGAGATCCGGACGTTGGTGCTGGACGCACTTGCTCAGATGCAAGCAGCTGGCGATCTGCCCGAGGGGCTGGATCTGAAAAACGTGGCCGTTGAACCCCCGCGCGATGCCGCCCATGGTGACATGGCGACCAATGCGGCAATGGTTCTGGCCAAGCCGGCTAAGATGAAACCCCGTGATATTGCTGATAAATTGGCGGGATTGCTGGCCGAGGATGATCGTATCACTTCGGCAGAGGTGGCGGGGCCGGGTTTCTTGAATCTGCGTCTTGCTGATGCGCTATGGCACGGTGTTGTGCGCACGGCTTTGGCTGAGGGCTCCGACTTTGGTCGCTCAGATATGGGTGCAAATCAAAAAGTGAACGTTGAATACGTCAGCGCTAACCCAACCGGGCCGCTGCATGTGGGCCACACCCGCGGTGCGGTTTTTGGCGATGCCCTGGCCAGCCTATTGGATTTTGTCGGCTTCGAAGTTACCCGCGAATACTACATCAATGATGGTGGTGCGCAGGTCGATGTTTTGGCGCGCTCTGTCTATTTGCGGTATCTGGAGGCGCACGGTCAAGAAGTGGCGTTCGAGGATGGTACTTATCCCGGCGATTATCTGATTGCTGTGGGCGTCGCGCTTAAGGATAAGGTTGGAGATGCTTACGTTGGCCAACCTGAAAGCGTTTGGTTGGAAGAGATCCGCAACTATGCCACCGAGCAGATGATGGACCTGATCCGTGCTGATTTGAAAGCCTTGGGCATTGAGATGGATCTGTTTTACAGCGAAAAATCGCTTTATGGCACCGGTCGGATCGAAGCGGCGCTGGAAGCGTTGGAAAACAAAGGCCTGATCTACGATGGCGTGCTAGAGCCGCCAAAAGGCAAGAAGCCCGAAGATTGGGAGCCACGTGAGCAGACGTTGTTCAAGTCAACAGAGCATGGCGACGATGTTGACCGTCCGGTGAAAAAATCCGACGGGGCCTGGACCTATTTCGCGCCTGATATTGCCTATCATTATGACAAGGTCGAACGCGGATATGATGCGCTGATCGATGTCTTTGGCGCGGATCATGGCGGGTATGTCAAACGCATGAAGGCGGCAGTTTCTGCGCTTAGCGATGGCAAAGTGTCACTGGACATCAAGCTGACCCAATTGGTGAAGCTCTACAAGAATGGCGAGCCGTTCAAAATGTCCAAGCGGGCAGGGACATTTGTGACCCTGCGCGATGTGGTGGATCAAGTGGGCGCAGACGTCACTAGATTTGTGATGTTGACCCGGAAAAATGACGCGCCACTGGATTTCGATTTCGACAAGGTGTTGGAGCAATCCAAAGACAACCCTGTTTTCTATGTGCAATATGCCAATGCGCGGATCAATTCGGTTATGCGTAAGGCCCGTGAAGCTGGAATTGATCTAGGTGACGCAAGTGTTGCAAAGGCTGATCTGTCTAGCCTGACAGATGTTGCGCAATTGAGCACCATGAAAAAATTGGCTGAATGGCCACGTCTGGTTGAAATTGCGGGCCGCACGAATGAGCCGCATCGCGTCGCGTTCTACCTCTATGATCTGGCCAGCGAATTGCACGCGTTGTGGAACCGCGGCAATGATAAACCAGAGTTGCGCTTCCTTGATGAGGCAAA
- a CDS encoding deoxyguanosinetriphosphate triphosphohydrolase translates to MHQPYAANPVVARGRLVGEEESAFRSCFQRDRDRIIHSSAFRRLKHKTQVFVEHEGDYFRTRLTHSIEVAQVARTIAGALELNQELTEAIALAHDLGHTPFGHSGEDTLDELMLPYGGFDHNAQAVRIVTALERHYAGFDGLNLTWETLEGLAKHNGPVLGDLPWALTEYNACHDLELHSHASAEAQVAALADDIAYNNHDLHDGLRANLFTEADIRALPVVGECYAQVDTLHPGLDDYRRRHEALRRVFGVMVGDVIDASSAILKEAAPSTVNDVRHLGRPVIRFSDKLFAQLKEIRTFLFARMYRAPSVMIMRADVTQVVEELFPFYMSHPNLLPERWQDDVKQTQSDTSLARLVSDYIAGMTDRFALEQHARLLGGARRTRERHGV, encoded by the coding sequence ATGCATCAACCCTATGCGGCCAATCCGGTCGTCGCACGCGGGCGGCTTGTGGGCGAAGAAGAAAGCGCTTTTCGCTCTTGTTTTCAACGCGATCGCGACCGGATTATCCATTCCAGCGCCTTTCGCAGGCTCAAGCATAAAACCCAAGTGTTTGTCGAACATGAGGGTGATTATTTTCGCACCCGGCTCACCCACTCGATCGAGGTGGCGCAAGTGGCGCGAACGATTGCGGGTGCTTTGGAACTTAATCAAGAACTGACCGAAGCAATCGCGTTGGCGCATGATCTGGGGCACACGCCGTTTGGCCATTCAGGCGAGGATACACTGGATGAGCTGATGCTCCCGTACGGTGGGTTTGATCACAACGCACAGGCAGTGCGGATCGTCACGGCCCTAGAACGCCACTATGCCGGTTTCGATGGATTGAACCTGACATGGGAGACATTAGAGGGGCTTGCAAAACACAATGGTCCGGTTTTGGGTGATCTGCCATGGGCGTTGACGGAATATAATGCCTGCCATGATCTGGAGCTGCACAGCCACGCCAGCGCCGAGGCGCAGGTGGCGGCATTGGCCGATGACATTGCCTATAACAATCATGATCTGCATGACGGGCTGCGGGCCAATCTCTTCACCGAAGCGGATATTCGAGCCTTACCAGTGGTGGGAGAGTGTTATGCGCAAGTCGATACGCTGCATCCCGGACTGGATGATTATCGTCGCCGTCACGAGGCGTTGCGCCGTGTTTTTGGTGTGATGGTCGGGGATGTGATTGATGCTTCAAGCGCCATCTTAAAAGAGGCCGCGCCGTCGACTGTCAATGATGTGCGCCATCTGGGTCGACCGGTGATCCGGTTCTCAGACAAGCTATTTGCGCAACTCAAGGAAATTCGCACCTTCCTTTTTGCCCGAATGTATCGTGCGCCGTCGGTCATGATCATGCGCGCGGACGTCACGCAAGTGGTTGAGGAATTGTTTCCGTTTTACATGTCTCACCCCAACTTACTGCCGGAACGCTGGCAGGACGATGTAAAACAAACCCAATCCGATACGTCGTTGGCGCGTCTGGTCAGCGATTACATCGCGGGTATGACAGATCGCTTCGCGCTGGAGCAACACGCACGGTTATTGGGCGGCGCGCGGCGCACGCGAGAACGTCATGGCGTATGA
- a CDS encoding iron-sulfur cluster assembly accessory protein: MQLPPKVTERAFERLSEIGASDQGQALRIAVEGGGCSGFQYEIKLDAPAQDDLILESQGEKVVVDAISLPFLTGAVIDFTEELIGARFTINNPNATSSCGCGTSFSM; this comes from the coding sequence ATGCAATTGCCCCCCAAAGTTACCGAACGCGCATTTGAACGCCTCTCAGAGATTGGCGCTAGCGATCAGGGTCAGGCCCTGCGCATCGCCGTTGAAGGTGGCGGCTGTTCCGGCTTTCAGTATGAGATCAAGCTTGATGCCCCAGCACAAGACGATTTGATCCTTGAAAGCCAGGGCGAAAAGGTAGTGGTCGATGCGATCTCACTGCCATTTTTGACAGGGGCTGTGATTGATTTCACCGAGGAACTGATCGGCGCACGCTTCACAATCAACAATCCAAATGCGACCAGCTCATGCGGGTGTGGCACTTCTTTCTCGATGTAA
- a CDS encoding DMT family transporter, with the protein MTRAPIIWATFSGVALTVLYTLLISGADGITKFIAKSYAAPQLFALSGGIVAGLSLLGLLRGKGTRGLQTSCPEAMLIRSVATVSGTITFFHAFRLLPFAEVFLFIAMIPLLAALVSGPLLKEPVQSQVWGALIVGVVGILFLFPSGIKTLESGHLIALLAAFCGTVSMVASRFIGLREDNLLAQVLYPNLMLMLVMTCALPFVFEPMSLHDLGWVIVYAVCLFAARWVLVAALRLLPAYVVTPLMNLQFLWMVVIGYLVFGERPAYGVFLGAVIVAGAGLWLIYLQIRTVDDSDLVPAE; encoded by the coding sequence ATGACGCGCGCGCCAATCATCTGGGCGACTTTTAGCGGGGTCGCGTTGACAGTTCTTTATACGCTTTTGATTTCGGGGGCGGATGGAATTACCAAGTTCATCGCCAAAAGCTACGCAGCCCCGCAATTGTTCGCCCTGTCTGGCGGGATTGTCGCCGGGCTTAGCTTGCTTGGGCTGTTGCGGGGCAAGGGCACAAGGGGCCTGCAGACTTCATGCCCCGAGGCAATGCTGATCCGCAGTGTTGCCACTGTCTCTGGAACAATCACGTTTTTCCATGCCTTCCGATTGCTTCCTTTCGCCGAGGTGTTTTTGTTCATCGCCATGATCCCGCTGCTTGCGGCGCTGGTCTCAGGCCCGCTGCTGAAAGAGCCGGTTCAATCCCAGGTGTGGGGCGCGTTAATCGTTGGGGTTGTTGGGATCCTGTTTCTATTCCCATCAGGGATAAAAACACTGGAATCCGGACATTTAATTGCATTACTTGCAGCCTTTTGCGGCACAGTTTCGATGGTGGCATCGCGGTTCATCGGGCTGCGTGAAGACAACCTTTTGGCGCAGGTGTTGTACCCGAATTTGATGCTGATGCTGGTTATGACGTGCGCGCTTCCGTTTGTATTTGAACCGATGTCCTTGCATGATCTGGGTTGGGTGATTGTCTATGCTGTTTGTCTGTTTGCCGCGCGATGGGTGCTGGTTGCCGCATTGCGCCTGTTGCCTGCCTACGTGGTCACACCGCTGATGAACCTGCAATTCCTGTGGATGGTGGTAATTGGCTATCTGGTGTTTGGCGAACGTCCTGCATATGGCGTTTTCCTTGGCGCGGTTATTGTTGCCGGGGCCGGACTATGGCTCATCTATTTGCAAATCAGGACCGTTGATGACAGCGATCTGGTGCCGGCAGAGTAG